The DNA region AGAACAGGCTGGCGCGACAGTCCAATAAAAACGGGAGGGGTTTTATGGAATCACCGGGCAACAACAAGAGCACGGCCTTGATACTGGCTGCCGCCATTATCGGCCTGGCCCTGGTTATCTGCAGCTTTATTGCGGCCGGGGCGTTCAACAACTTTGCCAGCAACAAAAACACCATCACGGTTACCGGGGCGGCTAAAAAGCAGATCCGCTCCGACCTGATTGTCTGGCGGGGCACTTTTTCTGTGCAGTCACCACAACTTCCCGATGCCTACAACAAGCTCAAGCAGGACCTGGCCAAGGTGAAGAGTTACCTGCTGGCCAAAGGCATTGCGGAAAAAGATCTGGTAATCAACTCCATTCAGACCATTCCCATTTACCAAACCAGCAGCCAGGGGATGCAGACCAGTGTGGTGGAGGCCTACCGCCTGATTCAAACAGTGGAGATCACTTCCAAAGAGGTGGATAAGATCAGCGAGCTTTCCCGCACGTCCACCGAGTTGATTAACCAGGGTATTCAGTTTGAATCGCAGCCGCCCCAGTACTTCTACACCAAGTTGAACGATCTGAAGGTGAGCATGCTGGCGGAAGCGGCCAAGGATGCCCGGGTGCGGGCGGAGCAACTGGCCAAGAGCAGTGGGGGCAAGATTGGCCCCTTGCGTTCGGCCAAAATGGGCGTTTTCCAGATCACCCCGCTGAATTCCACCGATGTTTCGGACTATGGGATTAACGACACATCCTCTCTGGATAAAGAGATTACCGCAGTGGTGAATGCCGAGTTTTATGTGAAGTAGATAAAGGTTGTTGGGAATGGACGGGACAGTTGTAAGATTTGCGCTGCCGGGCAATAAGGCAGAAATGCGAAACCGGGTGAAATACACCCGGTTTTTTGTATGGCTGCCGTATTAATTGTCATAG from Desulfurispora thermophila DSM 16022 includes:
- a CDS encoding SIMPL domain-containing protein; this translates as MESPGNNKSTALILAAAIIGLALVICSFIAAGAFNNFASNKNTITVTGAAKKQIRSDLIVWRGTFSVQSPQLPDAYNKLKQDLAKVKSYLLAKGIAEKDLVINSIQTIPIYQTSSQGMQTSVVEAYRLIQTVEITSKEVDKISELSRTSTELINQGIQFESQPPQYFYTKLNDLKVSMLAEAAKDARVRAEQLAKSSGGKIGPLRSAKMGVFQITPLNSTDVSDYGINDTSSLDKEITAVVNAEFYVK